The window cacgcacgcacgcacacacacacacacacacacgcacacacacgcacgctcacgcacgctcacacacacacacacgcgcgcgcgcgcacgcacacacacacaaacacacacacatacgcgcgcgcacacacacacacacacacacacacacgcacgcacgcgcacacacacatacacacacacgcaagcacgcacgcacgcacgcacagacacacaaacgcacacacatacgcacgcacacacacacacatacacacacacgcacgcacgcacgcacgcacgcgcacacacacatacacacacacacgtacgcacgcacgcacgcacgcacacacacacacacacacacacacacacacacacacacacacacacacacacacacacacacacacacaccaaaagcaaaGGAAAGGAAACCTTCAGTGTTCTCCTCACCTTcgtttctttcctctcctccagcAGATGACCCcacagacgacgacgacgatgacgatgacggccGCTGTCCCTCCCCCAGCGATGACTGCCACTGACGGGACCTCACGGGACGGAGGATCTGTGTCAGAGTCTGTGATCTGAGAAAGAACAAATAGCAATGACGAGCTGTGTGGCTGGtttttacaagaagaagaagaaggaggaggaggaggagaagaagaagaagaagaagaagaagacgatgaagaagaagaagaagaagaagaaagggaggaggaagaagaagaagaaaaagaagaagaaagagaggaggaagaagaagaaaaagaagaagaaaggaaggaggaggaagaagaagaagaaagggaggaggaggaagaagaagaagaagaaagagaggaggaagaagaagaagaagaagaaagagaggaggaagaagaagaagaaagagaggaggaagaagaagaaaaagaagaagaaaggaaggaggaggaagaagaagaagaaagggaggaggaagaagaagaagaaagggaggaggaagaagaagaagaagaagaagaagaaagagaggaggaagaagaagaaaaagaagaagaaaggaaggaggaggaggaggaggaagaagaagaagaagacgatgatgatgaagaagaagaagaaagggaggaggaggaggaggaggaggaagaagaagaagaagaagaagaagaagacgatgatgatgaagaagaagaagaagaagaaagggaggaggaggaggaagaagaagaagaagaagaagaagacgatgatgatgatgaagaagaagaagaagaagaaagggaggaggaagaagaagaagaagaaaaagaagaagaaagggaggaggaagaagaagaagaagaaagagaggaggaagaagaagaagaagaagaaagggaggaggaagaagaagaagaagaaagagaggaggaagaagaagaagaaagggaggaggaggaagaagaagaagaaagagaagaagaagaaagagaggaggaagaagaagaagaaagggaggaagaagaagaagaagaagaagaaaaagaagaagaaagtgaggaggaagaagaagaagaagaaagagaggaggaagaagaagaaaaagaagaagaaagggaggaggaagaagaagaaagggaggaggaagaagaagaagaaagagaagaagaagaaagagaggaggaagaagaagaaaaagaagaagaaagggaggaggaagaagaagaaggcaaagaagaagaaaaagaagaagaaaataaagaagaaaggaagagaggagagaagaagaagaaggaagaagagaagaaagagaggaggaagaagaagaagaaagagaggaggaagaagaagaaaagaagaagaaagggaaggaggaaggaagaagaagaagaagaaagggaggaggaagaagaagaagaaagagaggaagaagaagaagaagaaagagaggaggaagaagaagaaaaagaagaagaaaggaaggaggaggaggaggaggaagaagaagagaagaagaagacgatgatgatgaagaagaagaagaaagggaggaggaggaggaggaagaagaagaagaagaagaagaagacgatgatgatgaagaagaagaagaagaagaagaagaagaagaagaagaagaagaagaagaagaaagggaggaggaggaggaagaagaagaagaagaagaagaagaagaagacgatgatgatgatgaagaagaagaagaagaagaaagggaggaggaagaagaagaagaagaaaaagaagaagaaagggaggaggaagaagaagaagaagaaagagaggaggaagaagaagaagaagaagaaagggaggaggaagaagaagaagaagaaagagaggaggaagaagaagaagaaagggaggaggaggaagaagaagaagaaagagaagaagaagaaagagaggaggaagaagaagaagaaagggaggaagaagaagaagaagaagaagaaaaagaagaagaaagtgaggaggaagaagaagaagaagaaagagaggaggaagaagaagaaaaagaagaagaaagggaggaggaagaagaagaaagggaggaggaagaagaagaagaaagagaagaagaagaaagagaggaggaagaagaagaaaaagaagaagaaagggaggaggaagaagaagaaggcaaagaagaagaaaaagaagaagaaaataaagaagaagaaaggaaggaggaggaggaggaagaagaattagAAATTGATTCTTAAAATGgtttaaccacttgactgttgCTCGGACAAGTAGATATGATAAATACTATGCTCGTCGGGAAGAgcggtcacctcactgagtaAAGATggactttacaggtcaggatatcagtaatCTTTCATTATTTACATTTCGTCTCGCCGTCGGGCATGCATCATTTTTGTTGAGCAAAACCAGTCACACCACTTGAAAGTAAATAAAGTGCACTGCTTACACTTCAAAATCATTCCACATTGACCTCATTATTCAAGcgttcagcagtcaaagggttacaGTTGTGTAAATGTAAACTCATTCCACAAGGCCATCTTCCATAATCTGCCAGATACAAAAAGACTATGGTGGCCCTATTTCTTTCCTTACGAACTGTAGAGTAACTGTTACTGAGCTTGCACACCACATTGACAAGCTCACTGAAATTCATTtgatcgttcacacacacacacacacacacacacacacacacacacacacacacacacacaccgtccgcGAACGCACGCTCTCAAATACACTATCACAAATGCGTGTGCATACATGAAActatgcaactctctctctctctctctctctctctctctctctctctctctctctctctctctctctctctctctctcttggttcaaTTAGTTGATCGCCCAGCTCACAGTTACGgctgaaaaaaaagttgtgaagTGGACTCAAGATGCCCAACATAAAGTTGGTCATTTTTACTGCCCATTCTAACGTGTTATTCTTTTGATGCCAGTGCACAGTAAGactggtctcccccccccccccccccccccccccgaatcccccccacccccaagtactATCTTGCGATGGTTTTCCCCGTCGGCCGCATTATCTAAGGTGGGTGTCGACATTGAAACCAAATGTAAAATAACTacatctctttctcaccccccccccccctctctctctctctccgtctttgaaGGAACTTAAACTTGCGTTCATATCTAGAGAACTCACATAATTATTCTCACGcagccgcacgcacacacacataaaacgcaTGTGCATTCACgccgtgttgacctgggagatcggaaaaatctggaatccgggaccctcagactgaaagtcagtCCAACGCTTTCGACGCCCGTCAGAGAGCCAGCAAGAGCCACCGTGAAgagacgtgtgtgcgtgtgtgtgtcccatggTCATTCCAGCcccatcgcgcgcgcgcgtgcgcgtgtgtgtgtgtgtgtgtgtgtgtgtgcgcgcgcgtgtgtgtttgtgtgtgcgtgcgccgcgTGCGGTCATACTGAGTCCCAGCCCCACTGATGCGGCCATCCCAGCACAATAGTCGCATCGCCATCCCGTCGCATCAAAATGAATTGTTTGATTGGgtgaaaggaagatgaagtgaCACAAATCCTTAACGGCTGAACATGTGCTGGAAGGTGCCCCGTTACGTACTGGCGTCAAATCTGAGTATTACTCAGTATTGAACTACTAGTCGCCAGCAACGCCCGTTATTTTTTGGATTTGAATACGTAAAACATTTTTTGGTTTCTTCCATGTGGAAAAGTTATAAATAATTCTTTGAATGATGGTCACATAAATTCTTCAAAGGAATAAATTGTTCTTCAGAAAGTACTAGAAAGTTAGATTGCACATCAACTGATAACGTTGTTGACACTTTGATTAAACGACTGTGTATTTTTCTCAGTACCGAATAGATTGAAAAgatttaaagatttttttctcattcatgttatttcattatttacAAATATTGATGATACTAATACATtcattttacatcttttcaaagatcggttgatttttttttctaatttagaTCAGTTTGAAAATGTGTACTGTGACActgaaaacatacacaaaaaagcaTTTATTTTATTGATGAAATTCTTTGcccttatgtttgtttgtttgtcgtgagAAAAAGGTTTTCGCGTTGTGAAAATTGAATgtcctctttgttgttgttgttgttgtttttattcattgatAAACCGCCTTCGTTCTGTATCAAAACAACTTTGCAGTGTGTGGTTACCTTCTCTTGAGGCGAACACCATCTGAATCATCTCCCTTCGTCACTCGATTACCTGTTCTTGAGGCGAACACCAACTGCATTATCTCCCTTAGTTAACAACATTGCATCAACTCAAACACTCTGCAGGAAAGACCCAGAAACTTCTGAAAAAATCAAGACATCACGCAACCGCCTGTAATTTCTTAGCACTAATGAAAGTAGGACAcgtgtttgttttcgtttcgcTAGGTAGACCTTGTGCTTAGTTTATAAGTTACAGTCGAGCTTATTCGTATCGCtggacaccacaaacacaactgaGAGTGAAAGTAGTTCCTGGTACATTGCAATGTCTGCTGTTTTGACATTGGTTACTGCAAATATCAaacggagaagaggaagaaaagattTGCCCAGGACCGTGAACATAGTCAATAACTGATACTGTTTGAATGAGAAAGTATCTCGTGAGAatatcaaacactgaaacagtggAAAGAAAAACAGCGAAGTCGTACGCATTGACGTCACCATGAGATACTGAAAACTATTTGATTTGTGAACTATAATCATTATTTACCCAAAATCTTTGTTCATCAGCAATAAAACTGGAAGATATCGTAACTCAGCAGCAACGAAGAAGACAGCTAGGAAAATTTCGGCAAGCAGTCCTAGAATTCAACCACGATCAAAAgaaaataatagcaataataaatagataataaacgaaccgaaaaaacaaaacaaaaacatacaccatAAGCCATGGCTTTAGACGCGGGTGGAGGTTGTGAGGTGTGTGGCATCCTGATTCTGTCTGGGCATGTGTGCACAACGGAATGGAGGGAGTTGTGCAGGACCTGTCTGAATGCAGGCACAGGAACCCAAACTCCATGCGGTGCATGCTACTGCAAGCTCTGCGGAATTCTTATTGATCCCTTTGTGCAGCAACAGTCAATGTATCCAGGCTACTGTTCAGCTTGCACTGTTCAGGTAGAAGACATCAACAATGCTTCAGGATCATGTAGGTGTGATTTTTGCAGTAATCATTACAACATGTCACCACCCCCGGCACGCAGGTCTGTGAAGCCAAGCATACAAACCACTTCAGCAAAGCAAGCAAGTGCTAGAGAAGGAGGCAGCAGTTTCACTCAGAAGCTGGGTCCAGAAACTGGTTGTGACAGCCTGCGCGAAAACTTGGTGGAAGAAGAGCTGAGGAAGAAATGGGAGAGGTATGCAGCTTATAAGTTAGTGCAGTATGCCCCATGTATATAACAACAAATATAATGgaacaatatatatgtgtatatatatatatcacattaaAGGTAGAACAGTCAACatttaatatatttatatacatgtcCATGTTGTTCAACATGTTGTAATGTTTagcaaaaaaaacagataaaaaacaaaacgaatgtATGTcattagtcgtgtgtgtgtgtgtgtgtgtgtgtgtgtgtgtgtgctgcactgcCTGGCATCAATGTCTTCATGGCTTTTCTCTCCCTTGCCAAGCCacagtcttttctctctttttttttcttttcttatttttttactttttaaaaattcCTCTTCTCTCATCAGTCCATTTAACTGATCACAGAAAGGTATCATCAGTTTAACTATCAGTAAGGTAATTTACTGGGGGAGGTCATGCACTCTGCTGAAAAGTAATCTCAGTGGCAGTGTTCACAGTTGTCTGTTCTGGTTGAATGTATGCAGGAGACCACCACCTGCTTAGCTTCCTACCACTGTACCAGTTATAAAGACTGCTTTGTCACAGATCCAAAGTGATTGAACATCCTTGAGGACTAGAGACTTTGCATGTTGattccatgtttgtgtgtatgtttgtttgtgtgtgtgtgtgtgtatgtgtgtgtgtgtgtgtgaaaagaaagacaaaatgtgCATATTTATGTGCACAGACGTGTgtttgcatatgcatgtgtgtgtgtgtttttgaaaaaaaaccctgagaaattgtatatgtgtgtgcgcatgtacgtgtgtgtgtgtgcatgtacatgtgtgtgtgtgtgtgtgtgtgcatgcgtgtgtatgtatatgtgtgtgtgtacatgtgtgtgtgtgtgtgtgtgtgtgtgtgagactattCAGTTGTGACTGGGTATATATAGATATTCACACTGGACTGATGTACATGTGCGTGATGATGTGGGGGGTGAAGGCATGCCTGTTCTTTGAAAATTTCTTGTTATTTCAGAATCTGTATCCTTCATGCTTGACAACCTGTTGCAGGGAGCAGCTGGCCCTGAAAAAAAAGCTAGTGACTCGCGATTCAAGTAGAGTGAAAAAGATTCTTCAGGCTGTGAAATCAGGCAACTTCCCCGAGACCTTTTACATTGGAGGTGTGGACATTTCCTTCATCAAGGACAACAATGTTGATGCCTGTGCCGCACTGATTATCATCTCCTTCCCACACCTTGAGGTGAGTTGATTTAGTTATTGAATGATTGAAAAAAGGTCTGTGTTCTGGGAAGGGAATGAAGCTGAAATATCTGTCGCTGATCAACAAAGCTTATTGGGCAGGTGTGTGAATTCTAGATGGACAGACAAATAGCTGGAGAAtgacacaaaaacagagacaaacaatgATCTCTATGTTCAGTTAACTTAGATTAAAAGCGGAACATCATATTAAAATATGATTTTTTGTGAGGGATGGGGGTTAAAGGATAGTTTGACTACTGTCTTACGATGCTCATTGTAAGTTTTTTTTGACAGATACTGTTGCTGAGTGATTAAAGATTTGGTTTTCTgttctgagggtcctaggttttTATCCTGATATCAGAGCATAGTGGTTTAGATGTGCAGATGTTTCCAATCTCCCGGGTGCCTTGATtcctttcatgtgtatatacacacacagaaggtaaaaaatcctgtaatccttgttagcattcagtgggttatggaaacacgagcaTACCCAGCTTGCACTCCCCTGAAaaccagagtatggctgccttttgATGGCAGGGCacaaacagtcatgcacataaaatccCACGAGTATACTTGTGAAACTGGGGGCTGAAGCCTGTgagcactgaaagaaagaaaaaaagaatttcctcctttgttttttttttcatccgtgtatggtggttgtttttttttcttctcttttttcttttaggagaaatcagtggatgcctaaaagttctgcaagtgagcaggatagtttcagcatccctggaaggttctttcttttttttttttttttttgtctttcgttttttgttgttgttttttgtctctttttttttctttttttttctttttttccttccatcatcatttttctcctttctgttgtcttttctttttttttcttcttttttttttctccgtgtatagttgttgtcgttgtgttcaAGTAAGAGTAACTGCAGCCCTGTGAACACAGGTGGTCTACCAACGCCTGGAGATGATCCAGTTGACGGCGCCTTACATCCCAGGCTTCCTGGCTTTCAGGGAAGTTGATTCACTCCTCCGTCTGTACAAAACCATGTTGAAGAACGCTCCACAGTACAAACCAGATgtgagtcttcttttttttcttttgtgtgtgtgtgtgtgtgtgtgtgtgtgtttgtttgtgtgtgtgtgtgcgttaactGACCTTTGACATATTGTTTTGCAGAGCAGTGGCTGTCAGTGCCAGTTGCTTTTTTTCTTGATATTATAGAAGTGGTACATATTTTTTTGACCACTTTTAAACCAAAGCAACAAAGTAAGAATGCCTGGAAGAAAAAGGCAAGGTgtgtggggagaaggggtgggtttGGATGAATGTCATGGGGATCAGGCCACTGAAGCAGACatggatgatggggcagcaaacaaacaaacgaacaaaaacaaaacaaaaaacccaaattgTGGGAATTCCTGTTGTGTTGAAAATGCTGTCGTGGAAACCAACTTACCAACTATGTTTTTAAAACCCATTTGACTACCGAGTGCATTCCAAACCGCATGTAGGTGCTATTGTAGTCTGCTGGTAGATGTTGCATGTCAGTGCTGAAAGATGTAGCAGAAACTGCCTTAAcctgtatggaaaaaaaaattaggccATGAAAGCACACAGGAGTTGGAAAAGTTGATTTATGTTGGTTTCAATCTTGGTGTCAGAAAAACTCATATAGCTGCTTTAGTACgtagtacatgtatgtatgtgtgattgtagTGTGTTCTTAGTGCTTATTATCAATGGTATTtgtaattctctttttttccctgtacATTAAAAAGAAAGACTTTGTACCTTTCCGAACACTGCTGTGTACAGACTATCTACCCTCTCCCAACACTTCTGTATACAGACTATGTACCCTTTACCAACACTTTTGTGGACAGACTATGTACCCTTTACCAACACGTTTGTGGACAGACTATGTACCATTTCCCAACACTTCTGTGGATAGACTATGTACCCTTTCCCACCACTTCTGTGTATATTTTATGTACTGTTTCCCAACACATTTGTAGACAGACTATGTACCATTTCCCAACACTGCTGTGTACTCGTACTAGTgctagtaaataaaaaaaaactttttttttaaatgatagtaATCTTTTATTTCTATTACATCTTTCATTAAAATGCAATAATGCTCAATGCACATCAcatgatatataatatacatataaaaaatcaAATTACAAGTAAAAATTGTCTGTGACAGGTATCCAAGCATGCTACAATGTACAGTCATCTCAACCACATCATGAACAACAACCATACATTAACCACATAATTGTGCACCCTCGCACGCACAGTCACACTTTCCCCTCAACACTTCTGTGTACAAGTTATGGTatatgaaaatgattttttttttaacataataacAGTTTATTTCTATTGCATACAACAACGTACAGTTACCTCAACCACGTCATGAACAACAACCATACATCATCCACATAATCGTGCACCCACGCACTTACAGTCACACTAtgcaacccttccccccaccccgccccaacaCTTCTCTGTACGAGTGCGGGTTGTTGCCCCAGGTGATTTTTGTGGACGGGAACGGACGGCTGCACCCACGAGCCTTCGGCCTGGCCTGCCACCTGGGGGTGTTGCTGGACCTGCCGTGTGTGGGCGTGGCCAAGACTTTGATCCATGTGGATGGCATTGAAGACAATGCAGACCACAAGGCAAAGgtagtcatgataatgatgatttgatTTATGCGCTCAGTTGTGCTTGTAcattgtagtaaaaaaaaaaaaaaaaaaaaaagtttaaagctTGGtatctgactgaagataggcactatgttagtatcaataacaataaacaaatgactctgtgtttgtaaagcgcttggagtttggtctctgacaggAGATAGGTGCAACATAAGTATCaggaataataaacaaataactctatataagtatcaataacaataaacaaatgactctgtaaagcacttagagttaGGTCTTTGACagaagataggtgctatgtaagtatcaataataataaacaaatgaatctgTAATTTGGTCTCTGAGAgaaaataggcgctatataagtgtcaatgataataaacaaattactctgtgtttgtaaagcacttagagttaGGTCTTTTACAGAAGACAGATGCTATATAAGAATCAATAATGACAAACAAATGACTCTGTAAAGGACTTAGAGATTGGCCTCTGACCcaagataggtgctatgtaattatcaataataaacaaatgactctgtgtttgtaaagagcttagagttCAGTCTCCTACGGAGGAAAGGTGCTATAATTATAAGTATCTGTTATATTAAACAAATGACTCTGTCATGTGCTTATAGTTTGGTCTCAGACCGAAGATAGGTGCTAAAGTATCAATAACAATATACAAAtgacactgtgtttg of the Babylonia areolata isolate BAREFJ2019XMU chromosome 27, ASM4173473v1, whole genome shotgun sequence genome contains:
- the LOC143301009 gene encoding uncharacterized protein LOC143301009 yields the protein MALDAGGGCEVCGILILSGHVCTTEWRELCRTCLNAGTGTQTPCGACYCKLCGILIDPFVQQQSMYPGYCSACTVQVEDINNASGSCRCDFCSNHYNMSPPPARRSVKPSIQTTSAKQASAREGGSSFTQKLGPETGCDSLRENLVEEELRKKWEREQLALKKKLVTRDSSRVKKILQAVKSGNFPETFYIGGVDISFIKDNNVDACAALIIISFPHLEVVYQRLEMIQLTAPYIPGFLAFREVDSLLRLYKTMLKNAPQYKPDVIFVDGNGRLHPRAFGLACHLGVLLDLPCVGVAKTLIHVDGIEDNADHKAKKQGLKSDGDTFPLTTSSGDTLGMALRATRSAPNPIYVSLGHKISLQSAVALVHRCCKYRIPEPTRFADLYSRQYLADKKRDPVEVIVSDWGTCHEVNDKGADPSASDWGVDQDAHPSASDWGVDQDALPSPSDWGVDQDAHPSASDWGVDQDALPSPSDWGVDQDAHPSPSDWGVDQDAHPSASDWGVDQDALPSPSDWGVGWEMNALPDGWD